AAAGCCAAGACCGACCCTTTTTATTTACTAAGTCCTTGAATGGACGCAAAAGCTCATGTCAAAGCCTTCGACAGACATCCCGTCCTGGGCACATCCGTACCTAGTTCCTGGTTTTGAATTTCAACTTTACAATAATCAGGACCCTAACGATTCCCCGTCACGCCCCTCTGTTAAAATGAAAGAGATTCATCAGCGGGAGGTCTTATGGCTGACAAATACATTAACAATATTCAACCTGTCTTCACCACACCGCAAAAGCCGATCGACAGACCCAAACAATTGCACACGATGGAAGGGCCCGCCGAAGAGTTCATTAACGAATACGAGGGCAAAGGCAAAGTGCCAACTCCGGAAGAAAGCAAGTCTTCATCGGCCTTGCCGGGAGAGAATTTGACGAACGAGGAAAAGGACAACTTCTCTCACTAAAGAAAACAGCTTCGCTGCTTTTTATTTGCCATCGCCGTGGCCAAGACATAAAAAATCGTATGCGTATTTTACTCTTTATATTGCTGTTTCCAGTTGGCGTTTTGGCGCAACCCACGACCACGGGAGCAGAGCTCGATGTCCAGACAGAATCGGCACCCCGTTTAGGTTTTTTGGATGAATCACCTCTGCACCGGCAGAACAGTGACTATTTTGTCCTTGGCACCTATGCCCCCTTTGATCTGTTAATTCCCAGCAAATGGGGACTCACGGCGGGAATCAACCAGGGTCCTGACACATCCTGGGAACTGGAATTCCTACAAGGCTCTTTGGCTTTACCTTTTTACGTCGATGACCTAGGAAAAATGACGGAGCGACGCATCTCCCTTGTTCGTCGCAGCTATGGAAGTCGCAATAGTTTTTACTGGAGCTATGGCCTTACTTACTTTTCCTTCAACGCGCAATTAGGGAACGAATTCGTGAACGCGATCAGCGGCTCCTATCCCGATGCGGAAGTCGTCGGCCTGGAAGCTTGGGGATTTAATTTGGGATTGGGCAACCGCTGGACGATTCGTAAGAATTTCACAATCGGTGTTGAGTGGTTTTCCTGGGCACAGCCAGTGCACGTGTCCAAACGCGATGACGACTACCTGAACTATGCGACGAATAACAAATATAAAGACGAAGTCGATACGACTTTGAATATCGCCTCGTACTTTCCACGCTTCACCGTGTGCAAAGTGCAATTGGGATGGATGTTTTAATCTAAAATCCAGTTCTTATCTGACTTGTGAAACTTGAAAATACCCAGAGGCTGGGTTTCAACTTCGCCCTTTTCCATGCCTTGCTGAATGATGAGTCCTCGCGCCTCGCTGAAATTAAAGCGACGGCTTTTGCTGGCATCAACCCGTGCAGCAATCCCCAGAATCGTCCGACGAAATCTTGTCGGATAGGTTTCAACCACCACCGCGACAGTGGCCAAAGTATCACTTTGCATCTTGACCTCTTCCACCGAGACTTCCGAATTATTGTGAATAAACTCGGTATAGGCCTGATGCAACCAAGGCGATTGCCCCAAACTGTCGTCGGCCTCTTGCTTGATCTGCTCGGTGAACTTTTTTTCAGCCAATGCCAATGCTTTATTTTTAAGCACTTTTTCATCAGAAGTGCAGCCCCCGACAAGCAAGGAACTAAAAAGAGCTAGGAATACCAGATGTTTTTTCATAATTCTTAGTTTAACGAGGACCATTCATTTGAAAAGGCCAGTCGTTGACATGAGGCATCAATGTCTTGTATTTAGGGCACTTTGGGGTGGACGAAGACCCCTGTTTGTCCCTATATTCAGGGATCTTTGGGAGATACTAGAAAATGACTACTTTCATTGGAATCCTTCATATCATCGTAGCTTTGGTCTTGATCGTTCTTGTTTTGATTCAAGATTCTAAAAGTGATGGCGCTCTTGGCATGGGTGGCGCAAGCGGTTCGAACTCATTGTTGGGTGCAACTGGCGCTCAATCTTTGGCTGGTAAAATGACAGTGTGGGCGGCGATCCTTTTTGCGGTGAGCTGTTTGACATTGTCTATTTTGACTTCTTCTAAAACAAAATCCGTTGTTGATTCTTTGCCATTGCCTTCAGCTCCGGCAACTGCGCCCGCAGCAACAGAAGCCAACGGTGCTGCCGCTATTCCTGCGGAAACTCCAGCTGCAACTGCAACACCTGCGGCGTCTCCTGCAGCGACTGCAACTCCTGCTAAGTAATTTTAGTACATCTTCAAAAAGTTCTTCGCTATAGTTTCTCTATGGCGAAGAACAACTGGTTGATTTCCACTCTGATTATTTTAGGTCTTGTAAGCGTAGGCCTTTCTCTTTTCGTAGCAACACAAACTGAAAAGCAAAAACCAGGCGCCCGTCCTTTAGCCCGTATTGAACTGAATCTGGGTAAGGTCTTTGTCTTACGCAAAAATCTGACACAAAAAGAAACTCTGACCCGCAAATCCACTCTTTTTGCACTGGACTCTGTCGAGACCGGAGTCGACGGCGATGCGACCATGGAGTTCGATTCGGCCTATCGAATCCGTATTCCTGAAAACTCTTTGATCACAATCGACGAAGAAAGCGATCGGATCGTCCTGATTATTAAGCGCGGGGATCTTCAAGTTGAAAACTTCGGTCGCGAAGGCAGTGTCTACATTTCCCGAGACGGTGTGCGCTGGAATGCCACCGACTATGAAATGAACTACAAAAAGCAGACGCCGGCAGAAACCTTGCCTGATCTGGCCCCTGCAGAGCCCCCCACGACTCAGCCAACACCGAATATTCAGGAAGGCCTGACGTCCGAATTTATTCAGGACACTTTAAAAACTCATCGTGGCTCGTTCTTTAAATGCTACACTCAACTTCTTCAGAAAACGCCGGGCGTGACAGGCCAAGCCTCGATCACTTTCACCATCGAACGCACCGGAAAAGTGAATCAGGCGGAAATCGCTTCTTCAAGCATCAACGACGCCGGTTTCAAAAAATGTTTGTTGGAGGCCACCCGTCGGGTCGAATTCAAATCGTTCAATGGCGATCCCATTTCAACCGTCTTCCCTTTGCGCTTCGAATAGCGCAAGCCGCACGGGTCCGCTAGCGGTAGTCGTGAAGATAGTCGATACGATCAGGAATCCAGGGCTCATGCACGCCTTCCATTTCATAGACGCGCCCCTCTTGCACAGTTTTTTCCTTAAGAGGACTGACCGAGGGTTCGTAAGAGATGTGCAATAAACCTTTTTCGTTGAAGAATGGTTTTACTTCCTGAAAAGCTCGTTCACCTAAGACACCACGCCGGATGAATTCATCAAAACTTTTCATCAGTTCTTCGGGCGTATAGCCGTAGTTGTAAATCATGTCCTGAATAACGGAATAGATACCCTCAAGTCCTAGGCGGTGATCTTGATACAGGTCCAAAGCGACTTGGAACGTGTTGTAGGTTGCAAGAGTGCGACGACCGAACTTTAAGTAGTAATCAGGATCGGTGTCGGTCGCTAGATTGATATAGATCTTTTCAACCGGATCTTGTTCAGGAATATCAGCTTGTAAATCCAAAATCGTATTCACCTGCTCACCTGTGACATTCAGACCTTCCAATGTTGTACGAATGTCGTGAGCTCCCATGCGACGGGAACAAATGTCTGAATATAAATTGTAAATGATGGCGTCAGTCTCGCTATCATCGCCCCAACAGATTTGGCGGACGTTTTCAGAAAGACGAGTTCTTAATTGCATCAGGGCCTGAAGTTTATAACCCACCTGCTTAGTCAGCCGCCAAAAGCGCCCTGGACGAAGATTGGCAAGATTGTCCTTATAGAAGCAGCCAAAAGGGCGGATATTATCCAAAGCGAATTTTTCAGAGATACGTTCTTCCATCTGCGGCGGCGAAGCCGTGATGAAGTAAATCGGAAAATACATGTAGCCTTTTTGCTGCTTGCGATATTCCGACAAGGACTGCATCAGAACATTGGTGCCCGGAATGTTTTTTTTATTCAATGCTCGTTCAAGAATGGTGGTCATCAAGCCGGAAAGAGAATCGATGGTGGTGTCCAAATAAGTCTTATCCAAATCCCAGATAAAAACTTCTTCGTGGCTTTTTTCCATTCCTTCCGAAACATAGCGGAAAAACACCACGTCGCCATTCATTTCACTTCGATCACGCCAATCAGCCATGCTTTAAAGTGTGACAGTCTTCCGAGGATTCGTCAAAAACAACCCGACCCCGAGGCAGGCTCTGCCATTTGGCGGCAACGCACCTGAGCACTTGAGCATTTCACCCGCAAATGGAAATGGTTGTGGTGATCAGTATCGGCGACCAGACGGCGCAGTGTCTCGTACGCCAATCCTTCATTTTTACCTTTTTGCAGCTCCCCATTCTTGATCGCAATATTACAAAGTGATTTTTTTAAAACCTTGTGAATAAAAATTCGATCAATCAGTTGCGTCTTTACCACGTGTTTAAAAAGCTTCCACTGCTCTTCCGCCATCCAGTTGGCGTGGGGTTTATCCACGGTCACGGCCGAAGCAAAAAAGCCCTGGAAAGATTTGTTATTAAAGAAAAGGGCTACATCCGCATCTAAACCATTCTGATGCGATTTGTGTGATCCCAACTTCCCGCCTTTTTCACGCGACAAATCGCCAACGGATAAAACATAACCGGGCATTTCCTGTTTCGTGAAAAGGCCCATTTGGGCGATGATGTACCCCAATTCGTTCGTTGCAAAATGAGTGAGCCTTGCCGGACGCATGATACTGAATCCCGCCGGAGAATGATTTTCCTGAAAGCGCAGCATGTTCATCGCATTTTCCAGACGGCCTTGATTCACCGGTCCGATGGCCTGACTGGCTTTCTTTATTTCAGGTCGAGAGTCCGCCTTAGGCTCCTGCCGCTGAGGCTCATCCTTCTTAGGGTCCTCTTTTTTGGGCTCATCCTTAGGGCGAGGCGTAGGAATAGGAACTTTGGAATCTTCCATTTTGCCATCGTCTTTTTTCGGATCGTCTTTTTTGGGTTCTTCCTTCTTCGGCTCTTCTTTCTTCGGTTCTTCTTTCTTGGGGTCCTCTTTTTTGGGCGTTTCCGAGCTCTGGGCTGGAGCTTTAGGTTCTTCTTTTTTTGGCTCGGGCTTTACTTCGAGAAGAGTCTCAATATCTTCCTTAATACTTCCCACGTATTGTCCAGGATCGCCTTCGACGTCATCGGCGCCACCTTCAGATTCCAATTCCTCTTCGGGAGTTACTTCCGGACCGGTTTGTGGTGGTTGTTCTTGTTGAGATTCGATCTGATGGTGGTATACCACGCCGTCAGCATAAAGATAAACGTCGATAAAGGAAGATTGGCAACTTCCTTCTTCACTGAGACACGTGGCTTTGGCTGCCAACTGAAGCCCCTGGGGCAGACTTAAATCTTTGCGATGATTTCTTAGTTGAATAAATCCATCCGAATCCAATATACCCGACAGATCCACTTCAATGGTTTGTAAGGACGTTGCACGCATGGGCAGATATTCGATTTTACCTTTAAGGGCCATGGCCTTAGTCGTTGCATCGAAAACCACCTTCATGTCGATAAGACGAGTGGCCCCGCGTGCGATCCTATAACCATCTTGTTCTGTGACGGTGGGCCGAGGTGGCTCGTAAGTTGTAACCGGTGTAGAACCTTGATCACGCTGATCCGGAGCACAAGCACTCAGTACTAAGGGGAACGAAAAAATAAGAGTTAGAAAGCGGTTCTTCATCCTGCAGGCTCCTCTTGCAGGAAACATGCTTTCTGAAATGCAATAAAGGCGCTTTTATTACTTTGTGACTGTCAAAGTTTTAGATAGATAGGCCAATAATTGGTCGCGAAGCTCGCCGTTACGAAGTTCATAAAGATCCCCATGATGGCCTCCGGGAACCACCCAAAATTCTTTCGGACTGCGGGCCGCTGCAAACATCTTTTCTGAATTTTTAAGCTCAACCGCTTGATCATCACTGCCATGAATGAACAATAACGGAACGGGCGAAATCTCACTCAAGGATTTTGGTGCGTAACTATCGCTGATAACCAGGTAACTGATGGGTTGCAAGGGCCACGTCCACCAACGACGACTTAAGACGTTGCGGGCCATTTGCTGATAAGAAGAAAAGCTGGCTTCAACAATCACATTCCGAATCGGAACTTGATTTTTTATTTCCTCGACAGTTTTCAGCGCGACAATCCCGCCAAGGCTGTGACCATAAATGATCAACGGGCGCGAGTCCTTTTTTAAATACAACCATTCGGCTGCGGCCATACCGGCTTCCACCGTACTTTCTGGAGTTGGCGCCCCCGTAGACAAGCCATAACCGGGGTAATCAAAAATGAAATAGTTGTATCCCTTGGCGGGAAGCCAATGGAACATTAAAAAATGGGACGTCAGGTTTTCGGCATTACCGTGAAAGAAAAGCAACGTGCCTTTGCTTTCCGCCAAAGTCGTCGCCGGAAAATACCAGCCATGAATCGTATTCCCACTTTGAGTTTTCAAAAAAACATCTTCAGGCTGCATTTTTATCTTCGCCGGATCAAAAAGCTTTTCCTTCATTGGAAAATAGAAATAAGACTGGCAGCCCGTTAAAAATAGCAACGCAATGCATTTGAAAAAGGTACGGCGAAGCCCAAAAAACTTTGTCATACTGGGATCATGAAACGGTTTGAGCATCAATGGCAAGACTTTAAGTGGGTCGACTGTGAAGCACCTTCACAAGAAAATTTCGTGCAACTGGCGGAAGAGTTTTCCATACCTTTACAGGTGTTATCCAGCTCATTAGATCCTGAGCACTTACCGACGGCCGAGTTCTTCGAAAGATGTCTGATGTTGATTTTGCGACATCAGGATCTTCATGCCAAAGCCAAAGCAGCGACGATGCAGGAACTGACGACAAAACTGGTGGTTTTTATCGGCAAAGATTTTGTGCTGACCATTCACCGTGCCGCCCTGCCTTGCACTTCGGAAAAAATCGAAAAGGCGGCTTTTGAACAACACACTTTGAATTCGTTGGTAAAAGCGCTTGTCTTGCAAACCATCAAAAGTTTCGACGCCCCTTTGGATCAACTGGATTCCAAGACGGATGTCATCGAAGAGCGGGTTTTTGCCTTAAAAAGACGAAACATTCTGCGTGAAGGTTACACCATAAAACGCAAAATCTCGTCTTATCGCAAAGTTTTTAAATTCACCGCCGATATCCTGAATAAGGTCAGTCGCGAAGTGACTATTCCTTTGCGCGATCTGACCCATGTCCGCGAGCCTTTGGATAAACTGATTTTTTACGCTGACGGAATCCATGAAGAAATCACAGGGTTATTAAATCTGCATTTATCCCTGATGTCACAAAAGACCAACGAAGCCTCCTATCGCACCAACGAAGTGATGCGCGTTCTGACTGTTTTTTCGATCTTCTTTTTGCCTTTGAATTTTATCGCCGGAATTTATGGGATGAATTTCGAAAATATGCCCGAGCTGCACACTCAGAATGGCTACTATATCATTCTGGGAGTGATGTTGGTTGTGGTTCTGACGATCACCTACTGGATCTTCAAAAAAGGTTGGCTTAAAAAAGACAACCTTTAGGTGTAGGCTTTGGCTTGCACAAAGGAATAATAGAAAACGGCATTGGGATCACCAGCGACTTTTGCCATTTCATCCTTCATTCCCTGCACCACCTCTTCCGACACATATTGAGCTTGCACCAACTGCTCACTGGCGCTCAATAAAAGCTCCGTCCAATATTCGATGCAATCTTTGCGAGCCTGCGGCAAGCGGTTGTCCAAGAACCAGGTTTTTACTTCGGTTTGAATATCTTTGTAACCCAATTGCATAAGAAAATTTCCCAGCTTGGCACCAACGAAAGGGTCTCCTTTTTGCGTCAACTGATATTCGTTAAAGGCCATCCAATATTTGGAGACATTCGGAGAATACGGGTCCAAAAAGAACGAGGCGTTCATCACTTCTGTAATGTAGATCACTGATCCCGGGCGCAAGACCCGTCGGACCTCTGACAGCACCCGAATGGGATCGGGCACATGTTCCAAGATCCAGCATAAAAAGGCCCCGTCAAACGAGTTTGCCGAAAACTTCATCGCAGTCGCATCCATCTCTTGCAACTGAAATCGCTCGCGGGCAAAGGGCAATTGCGAGAGATGGTGGCGAGCCGATTCTAGCTGCTTCGTACTGCGATCGATTCCCGTCAACTGCAAATCGGGAAAGCGGCGTAAGATGATCTCGCTTTGCGCTCCCACCCCACAGCCGACTTCTAAAAGATTTTGGACAGCAGACAAATTTATATTCTGATAAACGGTGAATTCCCCGAACCGCGCCTGCTTACGCAAGCGCTCTTGTTCATCTTTTGAAAAACCATGCAGGTAAGGAAAGGCGGATGACTGCGACATACCAAGCTCCCTGGATCGTGAACATTGAAATCGTCAGTAATAATTAAACAGCTGCAAACTTGTTTCCTCAAGAAATCTCTCGTTCCGATAGCTGGCTCTAACTCCCCACGTCTTGGAAAAGCTGTATTGCGTTTCGATTTGGGTTCTAAAATAGTCCTGCCGATCCCACGCCGAGTCACGACGATAGAAAAGTCCCGCTTGCCATAACCACCAAGAATTCCAGCGATAGTGCAATTCCACCAAAGGCCCAGCACCACCCCAAAGTTTGTTGTCTGACAAAGTGGGACCGTAATGCACTTCGCCTTGGACCTGCGCGGAAATGTCAAAAGACCCGTAGTCGAAAGTCCATCCACCACCCAGTCGTAAAATTCCTTCGTGGGTTGGAAGAAAGTTTTCATTGCGAGTTCTTTCCACGCCCAGTTTGAACCTCCAGGAATGATCGGGAATCAAAGTGGACCAGGGACTCGCAGAGACAAGTTCAAAGGCCGCAAAGTTTTCCAACTCAAATTTTTTTTCACCGGGGTCACCGAATGAATCACCGTAAGAAAAACCCAAATCAAAAAAAGTGATTTGTGAATAAGTGGGATAACCCCAGGCAGGGTCCAAACGATCATGCAAGGCAAATCGATGCGTTAGCAACGTCCAACTTCTATCCGCAGTATCCTGTGAATAGCCCATCCCCCAGCGTCCTGAGGAATGCGCCAGATGCGGCCGTTCTTCCGGAACCGGATCAATGCGAATGTCTTGAGGCTGCACAGAAATTTCACTGCGCTTACCCAGAACACGCATTTTGAGCTGAGCTTCGCGGCCCGCCTCCTGCACTTCTTTAGAGTATTGAAAGTCAATAAAGTCGATAAAAGCATCTAAGATACGAGCCTGAGATTCTGAAGATCTTTTCTGAAAAGAGGGACCATAATAAATTTCATCCTGAGTGCGAATCTGGTGAACCAGCTCGGCAAACTCGTTTTTTTCCTCTTCATTCAAAAGTTTGCCGCGTTCAAAATAAACCTGACGAATCGAAGGTCGATATTTATATCTCTTCACCAAAGATGTCTTAGTCCATAGAACGCGAATCGTATCCGCGGGTATCACATAGTGATCCAAGTGCGCCAGCACATCCACTTGGGGGTCGGCGGCTTCAAGAATCGAAAGCATGTGATAAGAGCAATTTTCCGTAAGATACCAGTAGTCAATTTGCGCAGGTCCAAGTTCCCAGACATGGGCAATCAACATTTCAACAGCCGCAGGTTTGATATCCAGTTCGTACTCCCACAGATCGCGTGATTCGGCGTTGTTGTATTCACGCACCTTGTAGTAATAAGGGATCGAGCGGAACTGACCTGGAAACAAACCGAAAAGCCCCTTGAATCCATACAAGAAAGCATTGTTGGTGTCGGACTCGGCCGCGTAGTTCAAACCATAGTCCAACAATTCATGACGTTGACCGTCTGCTCCCGCCGACTTATTCACGCGCAAGAAGGTGTGGCCAAACGCAGAAGACGGATTATTCAGATAGTAACTGGAGAAAACCAAAGACACAGACTCGCCTTGCAGACCTTTGGCAAAAGCCAGATAGCGGTCACAGACCAGATCTTTCCAGGGAACATTTTGATTTTTTAGTTTTTCCTTCAACCAACGATAGCGGGCGGGAAATTTACATTGGGCGTGTTCGTTGATATCTGTTGGCGGCGCCTGAAAAAAAGCCACGATTGTCGCCTCTAGTTCGGCAGCAGGGTCTTTTTTTCCGCCCTTCGAAAAAAAGAAGCCGGGGCTGTCGATCTGACTTTCCTGCACAAAAAAAGTGTCACGCTCAAAATGCAAAAGTTTGCGCCATTGACGATCTTCAGAAAGCTTTTGTGAGCGTGAAATTTGCAAAACACGATCTTGCGCAGACGCTTCTGTCGCGAGGGAAACACCGGGGATTAAAAAAAGAAAAGTAAGGACTGAAAAACGCATAGAACCATCTTTCTGGCTCTCTGGACTTTTGACAAGAACTATCCCTTTGCGAGATTCGTTTTAAAAATAAAAAACGCAGGGGCCGAAGCCACTGCGTTTTAAGATTTCTTTTTAAAAGAAAATCTAACGATTAAGCACCACAAACGTTGTTTTGAAGAACAACTGCGTTGATGTTAGCTTCGATAGCTGCAGGTTGCATGTTTGTTTCAACAAAGATTTTGTTGTAATTCTTTTTCATCGCAGGAGCCAATGCAGAAGATTTGCAACCCATCAAGTTCGCAAGACCCGCCAAAGTTTCACCTTGTCCACGAGCTGCATCGTTAGCCAAAGCCAACTTGTTCACTTCGATGAAAGCAGGAACTTCACGGCCTGATTTGAAGATACCGTCTTGTTGGCAATTCAATGTCCCAGTAGAGATACCGAATGTTTGCGAACCAGAAGTACCGTTTGTAGTTGCAGCAAGAACTTGGTTGCCATCAGAACCCATAACGATTGAACCG
The Bdellovibrio sp. ArHS DNA segment above includes these coding regions:
- a CDS encoding class I SAM-dependent methyltransferase, which gives rise to MSQSSAFPYLHGFSKDEQERLRKQARFGEFTVYQNINLSAVQNLLEVGCGVGAQSEIILRRFPDLQLTGIDRSTKQLESARHHLSQLPFARERFQLQEMDATAMKFSANSFDGAFLCWILEHVPDPIRVLSEVRRVLRPGSVIYITEVMNASFFLDPYSPNVSKYWMAFNEYQLTQKGDPFVGAKLGNFLMQLGYKDIQTEVKTWFLDNRLPQARKDCIEYWTELLLSASEQLVQAQYVSEEVVQGMKDEMAKVAGDPNAVFYYSFVQAKAYT
- a CDS encoding TonB family protein, which encodes MAKNNWLISTLIILGLVSVGLSLFVATQTEKQKPGARPLARIELNLGKVFVLRKNLTQKETLTRKSTLFALDSVETGVDGDATMEFDSAYRIRIPENSLITIDEESDRIVLIIKRGDLQVENFGREGSVYISRDGVRWNATDYEMNYKKQTPAETLPDLAPAEPPTTQPTPNIQEGLTSEFIQDTLKTHRGSFFKCYTQLLQKTPGVTGQASITFTIERTGKVNQAEIASSSINDAGFKKCLLEATRRVEFKSFNGDPISTVFPLRFE
- a CDS encoding phosphatase domain-containing protein, encoding MADWRDRSEMNGDVVFFRYVSEGMEKSHEEVFIWDLDKTYLDTTIDSLSGLMTTILERALNKKNIPGTNVLMQSLSEYRKQQKGYMYFPIYFITASPPQMEERISEKFALDNIRPFGCFYKDNLANLRPGRFWRLTKQVGYKLQALMQLRTRLSENVRQICWGDDSETDAIIYNLYSDICSRRMGAHDIRTTLEGLNVTGEQVNTILDLQADIPEQDPVEKIYINLATDTDPDYYLKFGRRTLATYNTFQVALDLYQDHRLGLEGIYSVIQDMIYNYGYTPEELMKSFDEFIRRGVLGERAFQEVKPFFNEKGLLHISYEPSVSPLKEKTVQEGRVYEMEGVHEPWIPDRIDYLHDYR
- a CDS encoding DUF4105 domain-containing protein gives rise to the protein MRFSVLTFLFLIPGVSLATEASAQDRVLQISRSQKLSEDRQWRKLLHFERDTFFVQESQIDSPGFFFSKGGKKDPAAELEATIVAFFQAPPTDINEHAQCKFPARYRWLKEKLKNQNVPWKDLVCDRYLAFAKGLQGESVSLVFSSYYLNNPSSAFGHTFLRVNKSAGADGQRHELLDYGLNYAAESDTNNAFLYGFKGLFGLFPGQFRSIPYYYKVREYNNAESRDLWEYELDIKPAAVEMLIAHVWELGPAQIDYWYLTENCSYHMLSILEAADPQVDVLAHLDHYVIPADTIRVLWTKTSLVKRYKYRPSIRQVYFERGKLLNEEEKNEFAELVHQIRTQDEIYYGPSFQKRSSESQARILDAFIDFIDFQYSKEVQEAGREAQLKMRVLGKRSEISVQPQDIRIDPVPEERPHLAHSSGRWGMGYSQDTADRSWTLLTHRFALHDRLDPAWGYPTYSQITFFDLGFSYGDSFGDPGEKKFELENFAAFELVSASPWSTLIPDHSWRFKLGVERTRNENFLPTHEGILRLGGGWTFDYGSFDISAQVQGEVHYGPTLSDNKLWGGAGPLVELHYRWNSWWLWQAGLFYRRDSAWDRQDYFRTQIETQYSFSKTWGVRASYRNERFLEETSLQLFNYY
- a CDS encoding penicillin-insensitive murein endopeptidase; translated protein: MKNRFLTLIFSFPLVLSACAPDQRDQGSTPVTTYEPPRPTVTEQDGYRIARGATRLIDMKVVFDATTKAMALKGKIEYLPMRATSLQTIEVDLSGILDSDGFIQLRNHRKDLSLPQGLQLAAKATCLSEEGSCQSSFIDVYLYADGVVYHHQIESQQEQPPQTGPEVTPEEELESEGGADDVEGDPGQYVGSIKEDIETLLEVKPEPKKEEPKAPAQSSETPKKEDPKKEEPKKEEPKKEEPKKDDPKKDDGKMEDSKVPIPTPRPKDEPKKEDPKKDEPQRQEPKADSRPEIKKASQAIGPVNQGRLENAMNMLRFQENHSPAGFSIMRPARLTHFATNELGYIIAQMGLFTKQEMPGYVLSVGDLSREKGGKLGSHKSHQNGLDADVALFFNNKSFQGFFASAVTVDKPHANWMAEEQWKLFKHVVKTQLIDRIFIHKVLKKSLCNIAIKNGELQKGKNEGLAYETLRRLVADTDHHNHFHLRVKCSSAQVRCRQMAEPASGSGCF
- the secG gene encoding preprotein translocase subunit SecG, yielding MTTFIGILHIIVALVLIVLVLIQDSKSDGALGMGGASGSNSLLGATGAQSLAGKMTVWAAILFAVSCLTLSILTSSKTKSVVDSLPLPSAPATAPAATEANGAAAIPAETPAATATPAASPAATATPAK
- a CDS encoding DUF3015 family protein; the encoded protein is MKLVNVVLVAMLVAGVAHAQKKSGLLSQVSGQGYGSAGCGFGSIVMGSDGNQVLAATTNGTSGSQTFGISTGTLNCQQDGIFKSGREVPAFIEVNKLALANDAARGQGETLAGLANLMGCKSSALAPAMKKNYNKIFVETNMQPAAIEANINAVVLQNNVCGA
- a CDS encoding CorA family divalent cation transporter, which codes for MKRFEHQWQDFKWVDCEAPSQENFVQLAEEFSIPLQVLSSSLDPEHLPTAEFFERCLMLILRHQDLHAKAKAATMQELTTKLVVFIGKDFVLTIHRAALPCTSEKIEKAAFEQHTLNSLVKALVLQTIKSFDAPLDQLDSKTDVIEERVFALKRRNILREGYTIKRKISSYRKVFKFTADILNKVSREVTIPLRDLTHVREPLDKLIFYADGIHEEITGLLNLHLSLMSQKTNEASYRTNEVMRVLTVFSIFFLPLNFIAGIYGMNFENMPELHTQNGYYIILGVMLVVVLTITYWIFKKGWLKKDNL
- a CDS encoding alpha/beta hydrolase, whose amino-acid sequence is MTKFFGLRRTFFKCIALLFLTGCQSYFYFPMKEKLFDPAKIKMQPEDVFLKTQSGNTIHGWYFPATTLAESKGTLLFFHGNAENLTSHFLMFHWLPAKGYNYFIFDYPGYGLSTGAPTPESTVEAGMAAAEWLYLKKDSRPLIIYGHSLGGIVALKTVEEIKNQVPIRNVIVEASFSSYQQMARNVLSRRWWTWPLQPISYLVISDSYAPKSLSEISPVPLLFIHGSDDQAVELKNSEKMFAAARSPKEFWVVPGGHHGDLYELRNGELRDQLLAYLSKTLTVTK